DNA from Streptomyces sp. NBC_01260:
TGATCGCTGCGTCATCCGGGGGCGGCGGGGAACGCGTCGTGGCGCAGGACGAGCACGGCGGCGTCGTCCTTGTGCCCGGTGCGCTCCGCCGTCTCCAGGATCGCGTCGGCCAGTTCGTCCGCGTCGTCGCCGACCCGGGAGCGCACCAGGCGGACCACCGCGTCCAGCCCCTCGTCGATCGAGTAGGACGGCCCCTCGATCACTCCGTCGGTGAGCAGCACGAAGGTGCCGGCGGTCGTGAGCCGCCGGGCGGTGACCGGGTACTCCTCGCCGGTCTGGATGCCGAGCGGCAGACCGCCCTCGTCCTCGGTGGTGCCCGACCGCCCGTCCGCCGTGGCCCACACCGCGGCGACATGCCCCGCGCGGGCACTCCGGAGTTCCCGGGTGAACGGGTCCATCCGGACGAAGGTGCAGGTGGCGAGGAGGCCGGAGTCCACGGACAGCAGCAGGTCATTGGTCCGCCGCACCACTTCGCCCGGATCGGCCGCGATGACGGCCAGGGCGCGCATCGCGATCCGGATCTGGCCCATGAAGGCCGCCGCCTCGACATCGTGTCCCTGCACGTCCCCGATGGCGAACGCGAGCGAACCGTCCGGCAGCTGGAAGCCGTCGTACCAGTCGCCCCCGATGTCCAGACCGCTGCGCGCGGGCGTGTAGCGGGCAGCGGTCTGCAGCCCCGGCAGGGCGGGCAGGGACGAGGGGAGCATCTCGCGCTGAAGCGCCTCGGCCAGCTCTACCCGCGCCTGATGAAGCTCCACCTCGCGGCGTGCCCGGGAGGTGAGGTGCTGGAGCGTGGTCAGCAATTCCTCGGCACTGGCCGAGCGGGGAGGACGACGCCGGTTCATGGGCCGCTCCGCAGCGCGTGTGGTGGCGAGCCGCACCACAGAGTCTGTCGTGGCGGGACGATCCGGCGATCAGCGCTTCGGATCCGGGACAGGGCCGCGCGCTGCTTCGGACGCGGCTCACGTCATCCTATTTCGGTGCGGTGATCCGCGCAGTCCGAGCGGACAGCGGCTGCCCGGAACGCGCGTGGCCCGCCGGTTGGGTGGATGCTGGGAGTGAGCCCGTATGGCGGCGTCGCCTGGCGGCCGGCGCGGGCCGGGAGGTGTGCGATGAGCCGGACGTTGGAATGGACGGTCCACGTGGACCTGTCCGAGGAGGACGGCGCGACGAAGGCGGAGGCGGTGCTCGACACCGGCACGGCGAAACTCACCGGCCACGGCGTCGCCCGCTGCAGCCCACAGGACCCGGACGTCCCCACCATCGGTGACGAACTCGCGGCGAGCCGTGCGATGCGCGATGTCGCGGCCCAGCTGATGAGCGTGGCCGACCGCGAACTCGGAGAGGCCGGCGCGGGGCCCGCGGACGGGCCGGTGCCGCCGCCGTACGCCTGGTCGGACGCGACGGCCTGAGCCTGCCGCACGGCCCGTGTAACGGCCCGTGCCCACGGGAGGGGCCGTAGCGTGACCGGGGAGGAGACCGGTTCACGCGAACGAGAGACCCCCGGGTGACGCCATGTGCTGGAGCGCGACCGCCGATCTTGTCGCGGGCACCGCAGTGGCCGCGATCGGCGTGGCCTGCGTCCTGCGGACGCGCCGGACCCGGGACCTGCCGCTCGCCGCGCTCCCGCTGCTGCTGGGCGCCCATCAGATCATCGAGTCCGCGGTCTGGCGCGCGGACGGCGGCACCGGCCCGGCGACCGTGGCCTGGGCCGTCATCGCACTGCCGCTGCTGGCGCTGTGGGTACCGGTGGGTGTGCTGTGCGCGGCGCCGCCGAACGCCCGGCGTCGTCTGCTGGTGCCCCTGGCGGCCGGAGCCGCGACGTCCGCCGCCCTCGGGTACAGCCTGGCCGTCCGGCCCGTGACCGCGCAGATCCGGGGGCACACCCTGGGCTATGTGCTCGATCTGCCGCGTCCGGGGCTGCTCATCGCGGGCTACCTCCTGGCCACCGTCGGATCGCTGCTGCTGTCCGGCGACCGGTGGCTGCGGTGGCTCGGGGCGCTGGCCGGGACCGGGGCCGCGGTCTGCGCCGCCCTGTGGCGGCTGGAGTTCATCTCGACCTGGTGCGCGTTCGCCGCCGTGTGCTCGGTGGTCCTGCTCGGCTGGTCCGGGAGGCGCCGCCCCGCCGAGGCGGCCGTACCTGC
Protein-coding regions in this window:
- a CDS encoding PP2C family protein-serine/threonine phosphatase → MNRRRPPRSASAEELLTTLQHLTSRARREVELHQARVELAEALQREMLPSSLPALPGLQTAARYTPARSGLDIGGDWYDGFQLPDGSLAFAIGDVQGHDVEAAAFMGQIRIAMRALAVIAADPGEVVRRTNDLLLSVDSGLLATCTFVRMDPFTRELRSARAGHVAAVWATADGRSGTTEDEGGLPLGIQTGEEYPVTARRLTTAGTFVLLTDGVIEGPSYSIDEGLDAVVRLVRSRVGDDADELADAILETAERTGHKDDAAVLVLRHDAFPAAPG
- a CDS encoding DUF1876 domain-containing protein; its protein translation is MSRTLEWTVHVDLSEEDGATKAEAVLDTGTAKLTGHGVARCSPQDPDVPTIGDELAASRAMRDVAAQLMSVADRELGEAGAGPADGPVPPPYAWSDATA
- a CDS encoding DUF6629 family protein — its product is MCWSATADLVAGTAVAAIGVACVLRTRRTRDLPLAALPLLLGAHQIIESAVWRADGGTGPATVAWAVIALPLLALWVPVGVLCAAPPNARRRLLVPLAAGAATSAALGYSLAVRPVTAQIRGHTLGYVLDLPRPGLLIAGYLLATVGSLLLSGDRWLRWLGALAGTGAAVCAALWRLEFISTWCAFAAVCSVVLLGWSGRRRPAEAAVPAGP